In Brevibacillus brevis, a genomic segment contains:
- the lexA gene encoding transcriptional repressor LexA, with protein sequence MSKLSNRQQAIIDFIRKEVRDKGYPPSVREIGEAVGLASSSTVHGHLARLEKKGLIRRDPTKPRAIELLSEEDRFQDDFEDSVVRVPVIGKVTAGQPITAIEDVEEYFPLPENIVTSDKVYMLRVSGNSMIDAGILDGDYVIVRQQHVANNGDIVVAMTEEDEATVKRFFKEKNHFRLQPENATMEPIILDTVTVLGKVIGVYRLIH encoded by the coding sequence AAACTATCCAATCGACAGCAAGCCATCATCGACTTCATCCGCAAAGAAGTCCGCGACAAGGGTTACCCTCCCTCTGTTCGGGAAATCGGAGAAGCCGTCGGCCTTGCCTCCAGCTCTACTGTCCACGGACACTTGGCCCGTCTGGAAAAGAAAGGCTTGATCCGCCGCGACCCTACCAAGCCTCGTGCAATCGAGCTGCTGTCCGAGGAAGATCGCTTTCAAGACGATTTTGAAGATTCCGTAGTTCGCGTCCCTGTCATCGGGAAAGTCACGGCCGGTCAGCCGATTACCGCAATTGAGGATGTGGAGGAATACTTCCCTCTGCCGGAAAACATCGTGACATCGGACAAGGTGTACATGCTGCGCGTCTCCGGGAACAGTATGATTGACGCGGGAATTCTCGACGGGGATTACGTCATCGTGCGCCAGCAGCACGTCGCCAACAACGGGGATATCGTCGTCGCCATGACCGAAGAAGACGAAGCGACCGTCAAACGATTCTTTAAAGAAAAAAACCACTTCCGCTTGCAGCCGGAAAACGCGACGATGGAGCCGATCATTCTCGACACGGTTACCGTTCTCGGCAAAGTCATCGGCGTCTACCGCCTGATTCACTAA
- a CDS encoding DUF456 family protein — protein MEIILWIVVVALFALSIAGIFLPVLPDTILLWAGFLLYHFFIAEPGAGLPASFWWGMVGLSILLYGADVLTNMYFVKKYGGSKWSSAAAVVGIFVGIFVFPPIGMIVLPFVFVVLVELFVQNQTMERAVKAGFGSLIGFLGSAIVKVVLQLVMMIWFFLAA, from the coding sequence ATGGAAATCATCCTGTGGATTGTCGTGGTGGCGCTGTTCGCACTCAGCATCGCCGGAATCTTCTTGCCGGTACTGCCTGATACGATCCTCCTTTGGGCGGGATTTTTGCTCTATCATTTCTTTATTGCCGAGCCGGGAGCGGGGCTGCCGGCATCGTTCTGGTGGGGGATGGTCGGCCTCAGCATTCTTTTGTATGGAGCAGACGTGCTGACGAATATGTACTTCGTTAAAAAATACGGCGGTTCAAAATGGTCCTCGGCAGCAGCAGTAGTCGGAATTTTTGTCGGGATCTTCGTGTTCCCGCCGATCGGAATGATTGTGCTGCCTTTTGTTTTTGTCGTTCTGGTAGAGCTGTTCGTTCAAAATCAGACGATGGAGCGGGCAGTCAAGGCCGGCTTCGGATCGCTGATCGGCTTTCTCGGCAGCGCCATAGTGAAAGTCGTGCTGCAGCTGGTGATGATGATCTGGTTTTTCCTCGCAGCGTAA
- a CDS encoding DUF4269 domain-containing protein yields the protein MFDWRDLSYLQTGTSRQQAAWQALFRTGVMAVLQSYDPVLAGTLPLQIDVDDSDLDIICECQELDQFEASVRAAYERKDGYVEERHFVGGVETGIIRFFSDGFWFELFAQPIPVERQNAYRHMVLEARLLELGGPEARREIHLLKKQGIKTEPAFARYFGIPGEDPYLSLLRLESFTDEQLRELVKAKTS from the coding sequence ATGTTCGATTGGCGCGATCTTTCTTATTTGCAGACAGGAACGTCCAGACAACAGGCAGCCTGGCAGGCTCTTTTCCGGACCGGGGTGATGGCTGTTTTGCAATCGTACGATCCCGTTCTCGCAGGAACGCTCCCTCTTCAGATCGATGTGGATGACAGCGACCTGGACATTATTTGCGAATGTCAGGAGCTGGACCAATTTGAGGCCAGCGTGCGAGCTGCCTATGAAAGAAAAGACGGCTACGTTGAAGAGCGTCACTTCGTGGGCGGTGTGGAGACGGGCATCATTCGCTTTTTCAGTGATGGCTTCTGGTTCGAGCTGTTCGCCCAGCCGATCCCGGTCGAACGTCAAAACGCCTACCGTCATATGGTTCTCGAAGCCAGGCTGCTAGAGCTGGGTGGGCCAGAAGCCCGTCGGGAGATCCATTTGCTGAAGAAACAAGGCATCAAAACCGAACCCGCTTTTGCCCGCTACTTCGGCATTCCGGGGGAAGATCCCTACCTGTCTTTGCTTCGGCTGGAATCCTTCACCGACGAGCAATTGCGGGAGCTTGTGAAAGCGAAAACCTCGTGA